One stretch of Arachis duranensis cultivar V14167 chromosome 1, aradu.V14167.gnm2.J7QH, whole genome shotgun sequence DNA includes these proteins:
- the LOC107467624 gene encoding protein NRT1/ PTR FAMILY 2.8 isoform X1 encodes MENATTNSPCEEEPKQDEHASAPQAQEAGGWRSVYYIIGNESFEKLASMSLISNLTMYLLTRYNLSAIFVVNVVQIWNGSSNVASIIGAFISDTYLGRFRTLLFGSIASLLGILIMTLTAGIHQLRPANCTDRPHCQWPQPWQLGILFFALAMLSVGAGGIRPCNIAFGADQFDTKTEKGRAQLESFFNWWYFTFTIALVIALTGVVYIQTNVSWTLGFAIPTLCLAFSIAIFLIGQHTYIRKKPQGSVFSDMAKVITAVCRKCKLKTSDRTRYYDPGPSELDHNNVRLVRTDRFKFLEKAAIISDPSELNEQLKPKNVWRLCSLQQVEELKCLLGILPVWVTGICCFIVMDQQNTFGVLQVIQTNRSIGKHFKVPPGWMNLVSMVALSIWIFIYECIYIRVTKKINKKATRLSMSLRIRIGILLSILCMLVAAIVEQKRRDSALRAKSFTSPMSFAVLLPQFALSGLNEAFAAVSIMEFFTTEMPESMRTVAGAVFFLSLSIANYLGSLIVNIIHKATSHGGRNSWLGGNDLNDNKLDYYYYLIAALGVLNFVYFNFFASHFLGKKPSNDTKKVQPKNSIPNQQNGEPPQEKVFDITIDPR; translated from the exons ATGGAGAATGCAACAACCAATTCTCCATGTGAAGAGGAACCAAAACAAGATGAGCATGCATCTGCACCACAGGCACAAGAAGCAGGAGGATGGAGATCAGTCTACTACATTATtg GTAATGAGTCGTTCGAAAAATTGGCATCAATGAGTTTGATATCGAATCTGACGATGTACCTGCTAACGAGGTACAATTTGAGTGCAATATTTGTGGTGAATGTGGTTCAAATTTGGAATGGATCATCCAATGTTGCATCCATAATCGGTGCTTTCATTTCTGATACTTATTTGGGAAGGTTTCGCACCCTCTTATTTGGCTCCATTGCATCACTTCTG GGTATATTGATAATGACCCTAACAGCAGGTATACATCAATTGAGGCCTGCTAACTGCACTGATAGGCCACATTGCCAGTGGCCACAACCGTGGCAGCTTGGTATACTCTTTTTCGCCCTCGCCATGTTATCTGTTGGCGCAGGTGGAATTAGGCCGTGCAACATTGCATTTGGTGCTGACCAATTCGATACCAAAACAGAGAAAGGCAGGGCACAATTGGAAAGTTTTTTCAATTGGTGGTACTTCACCTTCACCATTGCACTTGTGATCGCGCTAACCGGCGTTGTCTACATTCAAACCAATGTTAGCTGGACCTTAGGATTCGCCATTCCAACACTCTGCCTTGCTTTCTCAATAGCAATCTTCTTAATCGGTCAGCACACTTACATTCGAAAGAAGCCTCAGGGGAGTGTCTTCTCTGATATGGCAAAGGTGATCACTGCAGTGTGTCGAAAGTGCAAGCTTAAGACCTCTGATAGAACACGTTACTATGATCCTGGTCCATCAGAATTGGACCACAACAATGTTAGGCTTGTTCGTACAGATAGGTTCAAATTTCTTGAGAAGGCTGCTATAATTTCTGATCCTAGTGAGTTGAATGAACAATTGAAACCGAAAAATGTTTGGAGGCTTTGTAGCTTGCAGCAAGTTGAAGAATTAAAATGCTTATTGGGAATTCTACCAGTTTGGGTGACAGGAATATGTTGCTTCATTGTAATGGATCAGCAGAACACATTTGGTGTTCTTCAAGTTATTCAAACAAACAGATCAATTGGGAAACATTTCAAAGTTCCACCAGGTTGGATGAACTTGGTCTCAATGGTAGCACTTTCAATTTGGATCTTCATCTACGAATGCATCTACATTAGAGtgacaaagaaaattaacaaaaaggCTACTCGGTTAAGCATGAGCCTAAGAATCAGAATTGGGATTCTTTTGTCAATTTTGTGCATGCTAGTGGCCGCAATTGTTGAGCAGAAGCGCCGTGACTCAGCTTTGAGAGCAAAATCGTTTACTTCGCCGATGAGCTTTGCAGTGCTGCTGCCACAGTTTGCACTGTCGGGTCTCAATGAAGCCTTTGCTGCTGTGTCCATAATGGAATTCTTCACCACGGAGATGCCCGAGAGCATGAGGACTGTGGCTGGTGCTGTTTTCTTTCTGAGCTTGTCAATTGCAAACTACTTAGGATCATTGATTGTGAACATTATCCATAAAGCTACATCACATGGTGGGAGAAATTCATGGCTTGGTGGGAATGATTTGAATGACAATAAGCTTGATTACTACTATTATCTAATTGCTGCACTTggtgttttgaattttgtttactTCAATTTCTTTGCTAGCCATTTCTTGGGTAAAAAACCTAGCAATGATACAAAAAAGGTGCAGCCAAAGAATTCAATACCAAACCAGCAGAATGGAGAGCCACCTCAAGAGAAGGTATTTGACATAACAATTGATCCAAGATGA
- the LOC107467624 gene encoding protein NRT1/ PTR FAMILY 2.8 isoform X2, translating to MTLTAGIHQLRPANCTDRPHCQWPQPWQLGILFFALAMLSVGAGGIRPCNIAFGADQFDTKTEKGRAQLESFFNWWYFTFTIALVIALTGVVYIQTNVSWTLGFAIPTLCLAFSIAIFLIGQHTYIRKKPQGSVFSDMAKVITAVCRKCKLKTSDRTRYYDPGPSELDHNNVRLVRTDRFKFLEKAAIISDPSELNEQLKPKNVWRLCSLQQVEELKCLLGILPVWVTGICCFIVMDQQNTFGVLQVIQTNRSIGKHFKVPPGWMNLVSMVALSIWIFIYECIYIRVTKKINKKATRLSMSLRIRIGILLSILCMLVAAIVEQKRRDSALRAKSFTSPMSFAVLLPQFALSGLNEAFAAVSIMEFFTTEMPESMRTVAGAVFFLSLSIANYLGSLIVNIIHKATSHGGRNSWLGGNDLNDNKLDYYYYLIAALGVLNFVYFNFFASHFLGKKPSNDTKKVQPKNSIPNQQNGEPPQEKVFDITIDPR from the coding sequence ATGACCCTAACAGCAGGTATACATCAATTGAGGCCTGCTAACTGCACTGATAGGCCACATTGCCAGTGGCCACAACCGTGGCAGCTTGGTATACTCTTTTTCGCCCTCGCCATGTTATCTGTTGGCGCAGGTGGAATTAGGCCGTGCAACATTGCATTTGGTGCTGACCAATTCGATACCAAAACAGAGAAAGGCAGGGCACAATTGGAAAGTTTTTTCAATTGGTGGTACTTCACCTTCACCATTGCACTTGTGATCGCGCTAACCGGCGTTGTCTACATTCAAACCAATGTTAGCTGGACCTTAGGATTCGCCATTCCAACACTCTGCCTTGCTTTCTCAATAGCAATCTTCTTAATCGGTCAGCACACTTACATTCGAAAGAAGCCTCAGGGGAGTGTCTTCTCTGATATGGCAAAGGTGATCACTGCAGTGTGTCGAAAGTGCAAGCTTAAGACCTCTGATAGAACACGTTACTATGATCCTGGTCCATCAGAATTGGACCACAACAATGTTAGGCTTGTTCGTACAGATAGGTTCAAATTTCTTGAGAAGGCTGCTATAATTTCTGATCCTAGTGAGTTGAATGAACAATTGAAACCGAAAAATGTTTGGAGGCTTTGTAGCTTGCAGCAAGTTGAAGAATTAAAATGCTTATTGGGAATTCTACCAGTTTGGGTGACAGGAATATGTTGCTTCATTGTAATGGATCAGCAGAACACATTTGGTGTTCTTCAAGTTATTCAAACAAACAGATCAATTGGGAAACATTTCAAAGTTCCACCAGGTTGGATGAACTTGGTCTCAATGGTAGCACTTTCAATTTGGATCTTCATCTACGAATGCATCTACATTAGAGtgacaaagaaaattaacaaaaaggCTACTCGGTTAAGCATGAGCCTAAGAATCAGAATTGGGATTCTTTTGTCAATTTTGTGCATGCTAGTGGCCGCAATTGTTGAGCAGAAGCGCCGTGACTCAGCTTTGAGAGCAAAATCGTTTACTTCGCCGATGAGCTTTGCAGTGCTGCTGCCACAGTTTGCACTGTCGGGTCTCAATGAAGCCTTTGCTGCTGTGTCCATAATGGAATTCTTCACCACGGAGATGCCCGAGAGCATGAGGACTGTGGCTGGTGCTGTTTTCTTTCTGAGCTTGTCAATTGCAAACTACTTAGGATCATTGATTGTGAACATTATCCATAAAGCTACATCACATGGTGGGAGAAATTCATGGCTTGGTGGGAATGATTTGAATGACAATAAGCTTGATTACTACTATTATCTAATTGCTGCACTTggtgttttgaattttgtttactTCAATTTCTTTGCTAGCCATTTCTTGGGTAAAAAACCTAGCAATGATACAAAAAAGGTGCAGCCAAAGAATTCAATACCAAACCAGCAGAATGGAGAGCCACCTCAAGAGAAGGTATTTGACATAACAATTGATCCAAGATGA